A stretch of Helicobacter pylori oki112 DNA encodes these proteins:
- a CDS encoding AMIN domain-containing protein: MLKKMIGLVVVLSVLLARDNPFESEINSKNLQGGFNGIYDSYFKEIHMDLPTSARILKQITLTYQDIDGSIHSKVVGIDKSIDWHYPLKLSQHTLNQASFEKRYQIQDFDFLMANNTMILRSPYKILRSFVLVNPYRIVLDMQKGPLDIYQNRDLNQKFFSHIKVGTHKDYYRITLILDGKYRYLLEEKNGAYELKLK; the protein is encoded by the coding sequence GTGTTAAAAAAGATGATAGGTTTGGTGGTGGTTTTAAGCGTTTTATTGGCTAGAGACAACCCTTTTGAGTCTGAAATCAATTCCAAGAATTTGCAAGGGGGCTTTAATGGGATCTATGATAGTTATTTTAAAGAAATCCATATGGATTTGCCCACGAGCGCTAGGATTTTAAAACAAATCACGCTCACTTACCAGGATATTGATGGCTCTATCCATTCTAAAGTCGTGGGCATTGATAAAAGCATTGATTGGCACTACCCCTTAAAGCTCTCCCAACACACCCTTAATCAAGCCTCCTTTGAAAAACGCTACCAGATCCAAGATTTTGATTTTTTAATGGCAAACAACACGATGATTTTGCGTTCCCCTTATAAAATTTTGCGCTCTTTTGTGCTAGTCAATCCTTATAGAATCGTGTTAGACATGCAAAAAGGCCCTTTGGATATTTATCAAAATAGGGATTTAAACCAGAAATTTTTTTCTCACATTAAAGTCGGCACGCACAAAGATTATTACCGCATCACGCTCATTTTAGACGGGAAATACCGCTATCTTTTGGAAGAAAAAAACGGGGCGTATGAATTAAAATTGAAATAA
- a CDS encoding shikimate kinase: MQHLVLIGFMGSGKSSLAQELGLALKLEVLDTDMIISERVGLSVREIFEELGEDNFRMFEKNLIDELKTLKTPHVISTGGGIVMHDNLKGLGTTFYLKMDFETLIKRLNQKEREKRPLLNDLTQAKELFEKRQALYEKNASFIIDSRGGLNNSLKQVLQFIA; this comes from the coding sequence ATGCAGCATTTAGTCTTAATCGGTTTTATGGGGAGCGGTAAAAGCTCTTTAGCACAAGAATTGGGGCTTGCTTTGAAATTGGAAGTGTTGGATACGGATATGATCATTAGCGAGAGGGTGGGCTTGAGCGTGAGAGAAATTTTTGAAGAGCTTGGCGAAGACAATTTCAGGATGTTTGAAAAAAATTTGATTGATGAATTAAAAACGCTCAAAACCCCCCATGTTATTTCTACCGGTGGGGGCATTGTGATGCATGATAACCTTAAGGGTTTAGGCACAACTTTTTATCTCAAAATGGATTTTGAGACCTTGATTAAGCGTTTGAATCAAAAAGAAAGAGAAAAACGCCCCCTTTTGAACGATCTCACTCAAGCCAAAGAGCTTTTTGAAAAACGCCAAGCCCTCTATGAAAAAAACGCCTCCTTTATCATTGATTCAAGGGGTGGTTTAAATAATTCTTTAAAACAAGTGCTACAATTCATCGCATAA
- a CDS encoding PDC sensor domain-containing protein, with protein MLSRDIVQYSKIRTELYAYLTYLFSHNIRNHLPEITLDYLNKQIRKMHAEIKMAKSFFVLDAKGMLILKPSQLKEQGHKEGILEHDLTEGIELESHANFSDKYYFYQAVSEKRCILTDPYPSKKGNHLVVSASYPVYDQNNDLAFVVCLQIPLRVAIEISSPSKYFRTFSEGSMVMYFMISIMLTLVSLLLFVKCISSFWTAIVNFSSFDIKEVFHPIVLLTLALATFDLVKAIFEEEVLGKNSGDNHHAIHRTMIRFLGSIIIALAIEALMLVFKFSVSEPDKITYAVYLAVGVAVLLISLAIYVKFAYSVLPKRER; from the coding sequence ATGTTAAGTAGAGACATTGTCCAATATTCCAAGATCCGCACCGAGTTATACGCTTATCTTACCTATTTGTTTTCGCACAATATCCGCAACCATCTCCCTGAAATCACTTTGGATTATTTAAACAAACAGATTAGAAAAATGCATGCTGAAATCAAAATGGCAAAAAGTTTTTTTGTGTTAGACGCTAAGGGCATGCTCATTCTTAAGCCAAGCCAACTTAAAGAGCAGGGGCATAAGGAAGGGATATTAGAGCATGATTTAACAGAAGGGATTGAATTAGAATCGCATGCCAACTTTAGCGATAAGTATTATTTTTATCAAGCCGTGAGTGAAAAGCGTTGCATTTTAACCGACCCCTATCCTTCTAAAAAAGGAAACCATTTGGTAGTGAGCGCGTCTTACCCGGTGTATGATCAAAATAACGATTTGGCGTTTGTGGTGTGCTTGCAAATCCCTTTGAGGGTGGCGATTGAAATCAGCTCGCCTTCAAAGTATTTTAGGACCTTTAGCGAAGGGAGCATGGTCATGTATTTTATGATTTCTATCATGCTCACTTTAGTGTCGTTGCTTTTATTTGTGAAATGCATTTCTAGTTTTTGGACAGCGATTGTCAATTTCAGCAGTTTTGACATTAAAGAAGTGTTCCACCCCATTGTGCTTTTAACTCTAGCTTTAGCCACCTTTGATCTGGTCAAGGCGATTTTTGAAGAGGAAGTTTTGGGTAAAAATAGCGGGGACAACCACCATGCGATCCACCGCACGATGATCAGGTTTTTAGGCTCTATCATTATCGCATTAGCCATTGAAGCGTTAATGTTGGTGTTTAAATTCAGCGTGAGCGAACCGGATAAAATCACTTATGCGGTGTATTTGGCTGTTGGTGTGGCAGTGCTTTTGATCAGTTTAGCGATTTATGTTAAATTCGCTTATAGCGTGTTGCCCAAACGAGAACGCTAA
- the hcpD gene encoding Sel1-like repeat protein HcpD: MIKSWTKKWVLILFLMASCSSYLVATTGEKYFKMANQALKRGDYHKAVAFYKRSCNLRVGVGCTSLGSMYEDGDSVDQDIPKAVFYYRRGCNLRNHLACASLGSMYEDGNGVQKNLPKALYYYRRGCHLKGGVSCGSLGFMYFNGTGVKQNYAKALSLSKYACSLSYGISCNFVGYMYRNAKGVEKDLKKALANFKRGCHLKDGASCVSLGYMYEVGMDVRQNGEQALNLYKKGCYLKRGSGCHNVAVMYYTGKGTPKDLDKAISYYKKGCTLGFSGSCKVLEEVIGKKSDDLQDDAQNDTQDDTQ, from the coding sequence ATGATAAAGAGTTGGACTAAAAAGTGGGTTTTGATTTTATTTTTAATGGCAAGTTGTTCCAGTTATTTGGTGGCTACAACCGGTGAGAAATATTTTAAGATGGCTAATCAAGCCCTTAAGAGAGGGGATTACCATAAAGCGGTGGCTTTTTATAAGAGGAGCTGTAATTTAAGGGTGGGGGTTGGTTGCACGAGTTTGGGCTCTATGTATGAAGATGGCGATAGCGTGGATCAGGATATTCCAAAAGCCGTTTTTTATTACAGAAGAGGGTGCAATTTAAGGAATCATCTCGCTTGTGCGAGTTTAGGCTCTATGTATGAAGATGGCAATGGCGTTCAAAAAAATCTTCCAAAGGCTCTCTATTATTATAGGAGAGGGTGCCACTTAAAGGGTGGGGTGAGTTGCGGGAGTTTGGGTTTTATGTATTTTAATGGCACGGGCGTTAAGCAAAATTATGCCAAAGCCCTTTCTCTTTCTAAATACGCTTGCAGTTTGAGTTACGGCATTAGTTGTAACTTTGTAGGGTATATGTATAGGAACGCCAAAGGCGTAGAGAAGGATTTGAAAAAAGCCCTTGCGAATTTTAAAAGAGGGTGCCATTTAAAAGACGGAGCGAGCTGTGTGAGCTTGGGATACATGTATGAAGTCGGTATGGATGTCAGACAAAATGGAGAGCAAGCCTTGAATCTTTATAAGAAGGGTTGTTATTTAAAAAGGGGGAGCGGTTGTCATAATGTGGCGGTGATGTATTACACCGGTAAGGGCACTCCAAAGGATTTAGATAAAGCCATTTCGTATTATAAGAAAGGTTGCACTCTAGGCTTTAGTGGTAGCTGTAAGGTATTAGAAGAAGTGATTGGCAAGAAGTCTGATGATTTGCAAGATGACGCGCAAAACGACACGCAAGATGATACGCAATAA
- a CDS encoding YebC/PmpR family DNA-binding transcriptional regulator, with amino-acid sequence MGRAFEYRRAAKEKRWDKMSKVFPKLAKAITLAAKEGGSEPDTNAKLRTAILNAKAQNMPKDNIDAAIKRASSKEGNLSEITYEGKANFGVLIIIECMTDNPTRTIANLKSYFNKTQGASIVPNGSLEFMFNRKSVFECLKNEVENLKLSLEDLEFALIDYGLEELEEVEDKIIIRGDYNSFKLLNEGFESLRLPILKASLQRIATTPIELNDEQMELTEKLLDRIEDDDDVVALYTNIE; translated from the coding sequence ATGGGACGAGCGTTTGAATACAGAAGAGCGGCTAAAGAAAAACGATGGGATAAGATGAGTAAGGTTTTCCCCAAGCTCGCCAAAGCGATCACTCTAGCGGCAAAAGAGGGCGGGAGCGAGCCGGACACGAACGCCAAACTACGAACGGCGATTTTAAACGCTAAAGCGCAAAACATGCCTAAAGACAATATTGACGCAGCGATTAAAAGAGCGAGCAGTAAAGAGGGGAATTTGAGTGAAATCACTTATGAGGGTAAGGCGAATTTTGGCGTGTTAATCATTATAGAATGCATGACTGATAACCCCACTAGAACCATTGCCAACCTTAAAAGCTATTTCAATAAAACGCAAGGGGCAAGCATCGTGCCTAATGGCTCTTTAGAGTTTATGTTTAACCGAAAAAGCGTGTTTGAATGCTTGAAAAATGAAGTGGAAAATTTAAAACTCAGCCTAGAAGATTTGGAATTCGCTCTCATTGATTATGGTTTGGAAGAATTAGAAGAAGTGGAAGACAAGATTATTATTAGGGGGGATTATAACAGCTTCAAACTCTTAAATGAGGGGTTTGAAAGCTTGAGATTGCCCATTTTAAAAGCGAGTTTGCAACGCATCGCCACAACGCCCATTGAATTGAATGACGAACAAATGGAGCTTACCGAAAAATTACTAGACAGGATTGAAGACGATGATGATGTGGTCGCGCTTTATACGAATATTGAGTGA
- the hemB gene encoding porphobilinogen synthase has translation MFKRLRRLRSNENLRAILRETRLNIDDFIAPLFVIESDSCIKNEISSMPGVYQMSIESLLKECEELVGLGIKAVLLFGIPKHKDATGSHALSKDHIVAKATKEVKKRFKDLIVIADLCFCEYTDHGHCGILENASVSNDKTLEILNLQGLILAESGVDILAPSNMMDGNVLSLRKTLDKAGYTHTPIMSYSTKFASSYYGPFRDVANSAPSFGDRKSYQMDYANKKEALLESLEDEKQGADILMVKPALAYLDIVKEIRDHTLLPLALYNVSGEYAMLKLAQKHNLINYESVLLETMTCFKRAGADMIISYHAKEVANLLQRN, from the coding sequence ATGTTCAAACGATTGAGAAGATTACGAAGCAACGAAAACTTAAGAGCGATACTAAGAGAAACGCGCCTGAATATTGATGATTTCATCGCTCCCTTATTTGTCATAGAAAGCGATAGTTGTATTAAAAATGAAATCAGTTCCATGCCTGGCGTTTATCAAATGAGTATAGAGTCTCTTTTAAAAGAATGCGAAGAATTAGTGGGTTTAGGCATCAAAGCCGTTTTATTGTTTGGCATTCCTAAACATAAGGACGCTACAGGAAGCCATGCGTTAAGTAAGGATCACATTGTCGCAAAAGCCACCAAAGAGGTTAAAAAACGATTTAAGGATTTAATCGTTATAGCGGATTTGTGTTTTTGTGAATACACCGACCATGGGCATTGCGGGATTTTAGAAAACGCTTCTGTATCTAACGATAAAACGCTAGAGATTTTAAACCTTCAAGGGCTTATTTTGGCTGAAAGCGGTGTGGATATTCTAGCACCAAGCAACATGATGGATGGGAATGTTTTGAGTTTGAGAAAAACGCTAGATAAGGCCGGCTATACCCACACGCCCATCATGAGCTATTCCACTAAATTTGCGAGCAGTTACTATGGGCCTTTTAGAGATGTGGCAAACTCTGCGCCGAGTTTTGGCGATCGCAAAAGCTATCAAATGGATTACGCTAATAAAAAAGAAGCGCTTTTAGAAAGTTTAGAAGATGAAAAACAGGGTGCGGATATTTTAATGGTGAAACCGGCTTTGGCGTATTTGGATATTGTTAAAGAAATCAGGGATCACACTTTGCTCCCTTTAGCGCTCTATAATGTGAGCGGGGAATACGCCATGCTCAAACTCGCTCAAAAACACAACCTGATCAACTATGAAAGCGTTCTATTAGAAACGATGACTTGTTTTAAAAGAGCGGGAGCGGATATGATTATTAGCTATCATGCTAAAGAAGTGGCTAACTTATTACAAAGGAATTGA
- the arsS gene encoding acid-sensing histidine kinase ArsS produces MRFSIFFKVIALFMVTLFSFGAFAYYFVSSQINHENYQNEVRHYQFVTTINEILNNYSDYRAIEDYLYKIGFRETTIENLEKILAKRRHQLHHRNIGYAEVFKFSDMVFILLKKDEHFVLYKDLHSVSYRNYFLAITVGLLLILFLFLFVLQSLLPLRELRSQVKRFAQGDKSVSCKSKQKDEIGDLANEFDNCIQKINAMNESRVLFLRSIMHELRTPITKGKIISSMLKEELSYKRFSSIFDHLNMLIEQFARIEQLASKNYGSNKEKFLMSDLIDKIEKMLLIDEDKKSPIHVSSSNYIIEADFELFSIALKNMVDNAIKYSDDKQVFLDFIGNNLVVSNKSKPLKEDFEKYLQPYFKSSNPSQAHGFGLGMYIIKNALEAMGLNLSYHYSNGRICFTIHDCVFNSFYDLEEDDEELPPPPENLKEVSGMKGIEKANCGVKEKQ; encoded by the coding sequence TTGCGTTTCTCTATCTTTTTTAAAGTTATCGCTTTGTTTATGGTAACGCTCTTTAGTTTTGGAGCGTTCGCTTACTATTTCGTGTCTTCTCAAATCAATCACGAAAACTATCAAAACGAAGTGCGTCATTATCAGTTTGTTACCACTATCAATGAAATTTTAAATAACTACTCTGATTATAGAGCCATAGAAGATTATCTCTATAAAATTGGTTTTAGAGAAACCACAATAGAAAATTTAGAAAAGATTTTAGCCAAAAGACGCCACCAGTTGCACCATAGAAATATTGGGTATGCTGAAGTGTTTAAATTCAGCGATATGGTTTTTATCCTTTTAAAAAAGGATGAGCATTTTGTGCTTTATAAAGATTTGCATTCGGTTTCTTACAGGAATTATTTCTTAGCTATTACGGTGGGTTTATTATTGATTTTATTCCTCTTTTTATTTGTTTTGCAGAGTTTATTGCCCTTAAGAGAGTTAAGATCTCAAGTGAAACGCTTCGCTCAAGGGGATAAAAGCGTGAGTTGTAAAAGCAAGCAAAAAGATGAAATAGGGGATCTGGCTAACGAATTTGACAATTGCATCCAAAAAATCAATGCGATGAATGAATCTCGGGTTTTATTTTTGCGCTCCATCATGCATGAATTACGCACCCCTATCACTAAGGGCAAGATAATAAGCTCTATGCTCAAAGAAGAGCTGTCTTACAAACGCTTTTCATCCATATTTGATCACTTGAACATGTTGATTGAGCAATTTGCCCGCATTGAGCAGCTCGCTTCCAAAAATTATGGGAGCAATAAAGAAAAATTTTTAATGAGCGATTTGATAGACAAGATTGAAAAAATGCTTTTAATTGATGAGGATAAAAAAAGCCCTATCCATGTATCCTCTTCAAATTACATCATTGAAGCGGATTTTGAATTGTTTTCTATAGCGTTAAAAAACATGGTAGATAATGCGATTAAATACAGCGATGACAAACAGGTGTTTTTGGATTTCATAGGAAATAATTTAGTGGTGTCTAATAAAAGCAAACCTTTAAAAGAAGATTTTGAAAAATATTTGCAACCCTACTTCAAATCTTCTAACCCCAGCCAAGCCCATGGTTTTGGGTTAGGCATGTATATCATTAAAAACGCTTTAGAGGCTATGGGATTGAATTTGAGCTATCATTACAGCAATGGAAGAATTTGTTTCACTATCCATGATTGCGTTTTTAATAGTTTTTACGATTTAGAAGAAGATGATGAAGAGCTACCCCCCCCCCCCGAAAATTTGAAAGAGGTGAGCGGAATGAAGGGGATAGAAAAAGCCAATTGTGGGGTTAAAGAAAAACAATAA
- the arsR gene encoding acid response regulator transcription factor ArsR has product MIEVLMIEDDIELAEFLSEFLLQHGIHVTNYDEPYTGISAANTQNYDLLLLDLTLPNLDGLEVCRRISKQKHIPIIISSARSDVEDKIKALDYGADDYLPKPYDPKELLARIQSLLRRSHKKKEVNEPGDANIFRVDKDSREVYMHEKKLDLTRAEYEILSLLISKKGYVFSRESIAIESESINPESSNKSIDVIIGRLRSKIEKNPKQPQYIISVRGIGYKLEY; this is encoded by the coding sequence ATGATAGAAGTTTTAATGATAGAAGATGATATAGAATTAGCCGAGTTTTTGAGCGAGTTTTTGCTCCAACATGGCATTCATGTAACCAATTACGATGAGCCATATACTGGCATTAGTGCGGCTAACACACAAAATTATGATTTGTTGTTATTGGATTTAACTTTGCCTAATTTAGATGGGCTTGAAGTGTGTAGGCGCATCTCCAAACAAAAACATATCCCTATTATTATTTCTTCAGCAAGAAGCGATGTGGAAGATAAGATTAAAGCGCTAGATTATGGGGCTGATGATTACCTCCCTAAACCCTATGATCCTAAAGAATTATTAGCTCGCATCCAATCGCTACTCAGGCGTTCTCATAAAAAAAAAGAAGTGAATGAGCCAGGCGATGCGAATATCTTTAGGGTGGATAAGGATAGCCGAGAAGTGTATATGCATGAAAAAAAGCTAGACTTAACTAGGGCTGAATATGAAATCCTTTCGCTTCTCATTAGCAAAAAAGGTTATGTGTTTAGCCGTGAAAGCATTGCGATTGAGAGCGAGAGCATCAACCCTGAAAGCTCTAATAAAAGCATTGATGTGATCATTGGCCGTTTGCGATCTAAGATTGAAAAAAATCCTAAACAACCGCAATATATCATCTCTGTTAGAGGGATTGGTTATAAATTAGAATACTGA
- a CDS encoding CiaD-like domain-containing protein, whose translation MELKNIISETLNEIEKMAKTIDDGFNTAQKTPSFFKTPSHLQNTTKNANTLLEPKNAAKIETQEKITEENTEEKEEEAKEIITEEIAQETPTQVLIPNERVFLKGLLERTLVLFKGMQALEEKEAMKRLDLVARFLQYQLSALEKRLESLERENTE comes from the coding sequence ATGGAATTGAAAAACATTATTTCAGAAACCCTTAATGAAATTGAGAAAATGGCTAAAACCATTGATGATGGTTTTAATACGGCACAAAAAACGCCCTCTTTTTTCAAAACGCCCTCTCATTTGCAAAACACCACAAAAAATGCTAACACCCTTTTAGAGCCAAAAAACGCTGCTAAAATAGAAACGCAAGAAAAAATCACAGAAGAAAATACAGAAGAAAAAGAAGAAGAAGCAAAAGAAATCATTACAGAAGAAATCGCGCAAGAAACCCCCACGCAAGTGTTAATTCCAAACGAGCGGGTTTTTTTAAAAGGCTTATTAGAGAGAACCTTAGTGTTGTTTAAAGGCATGCAAGCTTTAGAAGAAAAAGAAGCCATGAAGCGTTTGGATTTGGTGGCGCGTTTCTTGCAATACCAATTGAGTGCGCTTGAAAAACGATTAGAATCTTTGGAGCGAGAAAACACAGAGTGA
- a CDS encoding tetratricopeptide repeat protein, translating into MPLETITLARIYEEQGFFEEALQIYTNILKKTPDHAEALKQMKRLEKIQKNCAPFKHDALLERHYLNFIKGDFLSVENLEKWLVEWN; encoded by the coding sequence ATGCCATTAGAAACGATCACGCTCGCTCGTATTTATGAAGAACAAGGGTTTTTTGAAGAAGCGTTGCAAATTTATACTAATATTTTAAAAAAAACCCCTGACCATGCAGAGGCGTTAAAGCAAATGAAGCGTTTGGAAAAAATCCAAAAAAATTGCGCTCCTTTCAAACACGATGCATTGTTAGAGCGGCACTATTTGAATTTTATCAAAGGGGATTTTTTGAGCGTTGAGAATTTGGAAAAATGGCTGGTAGAATGGAATTGA
- a CDS encoding peptidase U32 family protein — protein MSQVELLSPAGNLKKLKIALNYGADAVYGGVSHFSLRNRASKEFTLETFKEGIDYAHALNKKVYATINGFPFNSQLKLLEEHIHKMAELEPDAFIIAAPGVVKLASKIAPHIPIHLSTQANVLNLLDAQVFYDLGVKRIVCARELSLNDAIEIKKALPDLELEIFVHGSMCFAFSGRCLISALQKGRVPNRGSCANDCRFDYEYYVKNPDNGVMMRLVEEEGVGTHIFNAKDLNLSGHIAEILSSNAISALKIEGRTKSSYYAAQTTRIYRLAVDDFYHNTLKPSFYASELNTLKNRGFTDGYLMRRPFERLDTQNHQTAISEGDFQVNGEITEDGHFFACKFTTTTNIAYEIIAPKNAAITPIVNEIGKIYTFEKRSYLVLYKILLENNTELETIHSGNVNLVRLPAPLPAFSFLRTQVRV, from the coding sequence TTGAGTCAAGTTGAATTACTCTCTCCAGCTGGTAATTTAAAAAAACTTAAAATCGCTCTCAACTATGGGGCTGATGCGGTTTATGGGGGAGTGAGCCATTTTTCTTTACGCAATCGCGCAAGCAAGGAATTTACTCTAGAAACTTTCAAAGAAGGGATTGACTACGCCCATGCGCTAAATAAAAAAGTCTATGCGACCATCAATGGTTTCCCTTTCAATTCACAGCTCAAACTTTTAGAAGAACATATTCATAAAATGGCAGAATTAGAGCCAGACGCTTTTATTATCGCTGCGCCTGGTGTGGTGAAACTCGCTTCAAAAATCGCCCCGCATATCCCTATCCATTTATCCACGCAAGCGAATGTCTTAAATTTGCTAGATGCGCAAGTGTTTTATGATTTAGGGGTTAAACGCATTGTGTGCGCTAGGGAATTGAGCCTGAATGATGCGATTGAGATTAAAAAAGCCTTACCCGATTTGGAATTAGAAATCTTTGTGCATGGGAGCATGTGCTTTGCCTTTTCAGGGCGTTGCTTGATTTCGGCCTTACAAAAGGGGCGCGTTCCTAATAGAGGGAGTTGCGCGAACGATTGCCGGTTTGATTATGAATATTACGTGAAAAACCCTGATAACGGCGTGATGATGAGATTAGTTGAAGAAGAGGGCGTAGGCACGCATATTTTTAACGCTAAAGATTTGAACCTCTCTGGCCATATCGCTGAAATTTTAAGTTCAAACGCCATTAGCGCGCTTAAGATTGAAGGGCGCACCAAGTCCAGTTATTACGCCGCGCAAACCACGCGCATCTATCGTTTAGCGGTTGATGATTTTTACCATAACACCTTAAAGCCGAGTTTTTATGCTAGCGAATTGAACACGCTTAAAAACAGGGGTTTCACGGATGGCTATTTGATGCGAAGGCCTTTTGAAAGATTGGATACTCAAAACCACCAAACAGCCATTAGCGAAGGGGATTTTCAAGTCAATGGCGAAATCACAGAAGACGGGCATTTTTTTGCATGCAAATTCACCACGACCACTAACATTGCTTATGAAATCATCGCTCCCAAAAATGCGGCTATCACGCCCATAGTCAATGAAATTGGCAAGATTTACACCTTTGAAAAACGCTCTTATTTAGTGCTTTATAAAATCCTTTTAGAAAATAACACCGAGCTAGAAACTATCCATAGCGGGAATGTGAATTTAGTGCGACTGCCCGCACCCTTGCCGGCTTTTAGTTTTTTACGCACCCAAGTCAGAGTCTAA
- the cheZ gene encoding protein phosphatase CheZ, whose translation MTQEELDALMNGGDLENLEALETKEGAKEVKEEAKEESSSQKMTVKKEDAEKYGKISPNEWPPPPPTEEHKVVHQLDDVTRDSEVKATQIFDQLDLIGASAEKIAKMVKKIQEPLQKHQEIFDNLHGHFPHVESFKTALNEQQEILNALKSIEEEAANCSDSSMQAMDIMQFQDIHRQKIERVVNVMRALSQYMNSLFEGKIDDSKRVSSATFITGDDDKDLASADDIEALIASFGAK comes from the coding sequence ATGACACAAGAAGAATTAGACGCTTTGATGAATGGTGGCGATTTAGAAAATTTGGAAGCCTTAGAGACTAAAGAGGGAGCTAAAGAGGTTAAAGAAGAGGCTAAAGAAGAAAGCTCTAGCCAAAAAATGACCGTCAAAAAAGAAGACGCTGAAAAATACGGTAAGATTAGCCCCAATGAATGGCCTCCCCCTCCCCCCACTGAAGAGCATAAAGTCGTGCATCAATTAGACGATGTTACAAGAGATTCTGAAGTGAAAGCCACGCAAATTTTTGATCAATTGGATTTGATTGGGGCTAGTGCTGAAAAGATCGCTAAAATGGTTAAAAAAATCCAAGAACCTTTGCAAAAACACCAAGAAATTTTTGACAATTTGCATGGCCATTTCCCCCATGTGGAATCTTTTAAAACCGCACTCAATGAGCAACAAGAAATCCTAAACGCCCTTAAAAGCATTGAAGAAGAAGCCGCTAATTGCTCTGATAGCTCCATGCAAGCGATGGATATTATGCAGTTTCAAGACATCCACCGCCAAAAAATTGAACGAGTGGTCAATGTCATGCGAGCGCTCAGCCAATACATGAATTCGCTTTTTGAAGGCAAAATTGATGATTCTAAGCGCGTGAGTTCAGCAACTTTTATCACCGGCGATGACGATAAAGATTTAGCCAGCGCGGACGATATTGAAGCCTTGATCGCTTCTTTTGGAGCCAAGTAG
- the prfB gene encoding peptide chain release factor 2, with protein sequence MDNYTYSELLKSLQNKCDNIALIIKPEKIKQELERIEKEQEDPNFWQDVLKARDTNKEKVRLNRLLETYQKTKNSLDESVELFELAQNDNDETTLSLLYEEAPILEHSVQKVEIEIMLSGENDASNAIITIQPGAGGTESQDWASILYRMYLRWAERRGFKSEILDYQDGEEAGIKGVAFIIKGENAYGYLKNENGVHRLVRISPFDANAKRHTSFASVQISPELDDDIDIEIDEKDVRYDYYRASGAGGQHVNKTESAVRITHFPTGIVVQCQNDRSQHKNKASALKILKSKLYELELEKQQSSAKNEEKSEIGWGHQIRSYVLAPYQQVKDARSNIAYSNVEAILDGDIDAILEGVLIAKA encoded by the coding sequence GTGGATAACTACACCTATAGCGAATTGTTAAAAAGCTTGCAAAACAAATGCGATAATATCGCTTTAATCATCAAGCCTGAAAAGATCAAACAAGAATTAGAACGCATTGAAAAAGAGCAAGAAGACCCTAATTTTTGGCAAGATGTCTTAAAGGCTAGAGACACCAATAAAGAAAAAGTGCGCTTGAACCGCTTGCTAGAAACCTATCAAAAAACCAAAAATTCTTTAGATGAAAGCGTGGAATTGTTTGAGCTCGCTCAAAACGATAACGATGAGACTACTTTATCCTTGCTCTATGAAGAGGCTCCTATTTTAGAACACAGCGTCCAAAAAGTGGAAATTGAAATCATGTTAAGCGGTGAAAATGACGCTTCAAACGCTATTATCACCATTCAGCCTGGAGCGGGGGGAACAGAGAGCCAGGATTGGGCGAGTATTTTGTATCGCATGTATTTGAGATGGGCAGAAAGAAGGGGCTTTAAAAGCGAGATTTTGGATTATCAAGATGGCGAAGAAGCGGGCATTAAAGGGGTCGCCTTTATCATTAAGGGCGAAAACGCTTATGGCTATTTGAAAAATGAAAACGGGGTGCATAGGCTTGTAAGGATTTCGCCCTTTGATGCGAACGCCAAACGGCACACGAGTTTTGCGAGCGTGCAAATTAGCCCTGAATTAGACGATGATATTGATATAGAAATTGATGAAAAAGATGTCCGTTATGATTATTACAGAGCCAGTGGGGCAGGCGGTCAGCATGTCAATAAAACAGAAAGCGCGGTTAGAATCACGCATTTCCCTACCGGCATTGTGGTGCAATGCCAAAACGACAGGAGCCAGCATAAAAACAAAGCGAGCGCGTTAAAAATACTTAAATCCAAGCTTTATGAATTGGAATTAGAAAAGCAGCAAAGCAGCGCCAAAAATGAAGAAAAAAGCGAGATCGGCTGGGGGCATCAAATAAGAAGCTATGTCCTAGCCCCCTACCAGCAAGTCAAAGACGCGCGCTCCAATATTGCTTATAGCAATGTGGAAGCGATACTAGATGGCGATATTGATGCGATTTTAGAGGGCGTTTTGATTGCTAAAGCTTAA